The following are encoded in a window of Paraburkholderia sp. HP33-1 genomic DNA:
- a CDS encoding efflux RND transporter permease subunit: protein MNFGQWMQTHRRSLLFVIALLAIAGALSAFRLPISLFPNVAFPRAVVSLDAGDRPAEQMTTLVTMPVEEALRRVPNVREVESTTSRGAAEISLNFDWGTDMAQATLQAQSAISEILATLPPGTTMQVKRMDPTVFPVLAYSLTSTQQSLSALRDLAQFQMRPLLSSVEGVARVEVTGGAQDEFEVAVDPARLAAFKLSLSDVSKAIGASNVLMANGRIEDHDKLYLVVTNSTITQLDELRNVVVSANGNANGAQIRLGDVATVSQGVVPQWMRVTADGQDAVLLNVYQQPGANSVAMARAIRAKLAAFKPQMPAGVHLSNWYDQSELVIASATSVRDAIMIGVVLAALTLYVFLRNWKITAIAVALVPVVMAATILLLDVFGMGFNIMTLGGMAAAVGLVIDDAIVMIEHIVRRMREAGARAFHGRVMAAALEFTRPLAGSSAATLIIFVPLAFLSGVTGAFFKALSLTMASALFISFLVTWLAVPILCDRWLKPKDADEHEETRFAAWLNRRYAVTVGRVIARPPLVLLGVVPLIIIAAFAFTRVGSGFMPSMDEGGFVLDYHTQPGTSITETDRLMKQIERIVRANPNVATYSRRTGAGLGGDLNEPNRGDFFVRLKSGKREPIDTVMEEIRSQIETQVPGVSIELAQLMEDLIGDLTAVPQPVQIKIFSDDPHTLDTTARKVAARIGQIQGIVDVNDGINPAGDAIELHIQPAAAAAEGMDPQAISQAVTDMLEGNVATQFQSGPKTVGVRVRVNGARQLTDTQLGQLQIRAPDGHLFALKRVADRVTVTGQPEISRSNLKRMVAVTARIDGRDLGSTIADVQKALGDANLLPSGVYYELGGLYQQQQIAFKGLLTVFGAAIALVFGLLLFLYERLRVALAVLVMPLLAAGAVFIGLWITGIELNISAMMGMTMIIGIVTEVAIFYVSELQALVRDDEMPFDDALQAAGRNRLRPIAMTTIAAILALLPLAFALGQGSAMQQPLAIAIISGLIVQLPLVLLLLPALLKLLMKKQPV from the coding sequence ATGAACTTCGGCCAATGGATGCAGACGCATCGCCGCTCGCTGCTATTCGTGATCGCCTTGCTCGCGATCGCCGGCGCGCTGAGCGCGTTCCGTCTGCCGATCTCGCTGTTTCCGAACGTCGCGTTTCCGCGCGCGGTCGTCTCGCTCGATGCGGGCGACCGGCCCGCCGAGCAGATGACGACGCTCGTCACGATGCCGGTCGAGGAAGCGCTGCGGCGCGTGCCGAACGTGCGTGAGGTCGAATCGACGACGAGCCGTGGCGCCGCGGAGATATCGCTGAACTTCGACTGGGGCACCGACATGGCGCAGGCGACCTTGCAGGCGCAATCGGCGATCAGCGAAATTCTCGCGACGCTACCGCCCGGCACGACGATGCAGGTCAAGCGCATGGACCCGACCGTGTTCCCGGTGCTCGCCTACAGCCTCACGTCGACGCAGCAGTCGCTCTCCGCGCTGCGCGATCTCGCGCAGTTCCAGATGCGGCCGCTGCTGTCGTCGGTGGAAGGCGTCGCGCGCGTCGAGGTGACCGGCGGCGCCCAGGACGAGTTCGAAGTCGCGGTCGACCCGGCCCGCCTCGCCGCGTTCAAGCTGTCGCTCTCGGACGTGTCGAAGGCGATCGGCGCAAGCAACGTGCTGATGGCGAACGGCCGCATCGAGGATCACGACAAGCTGTACCTCGTCGTCACCAACTCGACGATCACGCAGCTCGACGAACTGCGCAACGTCGTCGTGTCCGCCAACGGCAATGCAAACGGCGCGCAGATCCGTCTCGGCGACGTCGCAACGGTGAGCCAGGGCGTGGTGCCGCAATGGATGCGCGTCACCGCCGACGGTCAGGACGCCGTACTACTCAACGTGTATCAGCAGCCCGGCGCGAACAGCGTCGCGATGGCGCGCGCGATCCGCGCGAAGCTCGCCGCGTTCAAGCCGCAGATGCCTGCGGGCGTGCATCTGTCGAACTGGTACGACCAGAGCGAACTCGTGATCGCGTCGGCCACCAGCGTGCGCGACGCGATCATGATCGGCGTCGTGCTCGCGGCGTTGACTTTGTACGTATTCCTGCGCAACTGGAAGATCACCGCGATCGCGGTTGCACTGGTGCCGGTCGTGATGGCCGCGACGATCCTGCTGCTCGACGTCTTCGGCATGGGCTTCAACATCATGACGCTGGGCGGCATGGCAGCGGCGGTCGGCCTCGTGATCGACGACGCGATCGTGATGATCGAGCACATCGTGCGGCGCATGCGCGAGGCTGGCGCACGCGCGTTCCATGGCCGCGTGATGGCTGCGGCGCTCGAATTCACGCGACCGCTGGCGGGTTCATCGGCGGCGACGCTGATCATCTTCGTGCCGCTCGCGTTTCTGTCTGGCGTGACGGGCGCCTTTTTCAAGGCGCTGTCGCTGACGATGGCGAGCGCGCTGTTCATTTCGTTCCTGGTGACGTGGCTCGCGGTGCCGATCCTGTGCGACCGCTGGCTGAAGCCCAAAGACGCCGACGAGCACGAGGAAACGCGCTTCGCCGCGTGGCTGAACCGGCGCTATGCCGTCACGGTTGGGCGCGTGATCGCGCGGCCGCCGCTCGTGCTGCTGGGCGTCGTGCCGTTGATCATCATCGCGGCGTTCGCGTTCACGCGTGTCGGCAGCGGCTTCATGCCGAGCATGGACGAAGGCGGCTTCGTGCTCGACTATCACACGCAGCCGGGCACGTCGATCACCGAAACGGACCGGCTGATGAAGCAGATTGAGCGCATCGTGCGCGCGAATCCGAATGTCGCGACCTATTCGCGCCGCACCGGCGCGGGTCTCGGCGGCGATCTGAACGAGCCCAACCGGGGCGACTTCTTCGTGCGGCTGAAGTCCGGCAAGCGCGAGCCGATCGACACCGTGATGGAAGAAATCCGCTCGCAGATCGAAACGCAGGTGCCGGGCGTGAGCATCGAGCTCGCGCAGCTGATGGAAGACCTGATCGGCGACCTGACCGCGGTGCCGCAACCGGTGCAGATCAAGATCTTCTCCGACGACCCGCACACGCTCGACACCACCGCGCGCAAGGTCGCGGCGCGCATCGGCCAGATTCAGGGCATCGTCGACGTGAACGACGGCATCAACCCGGCCGGCGACGCCATCGAACTGCATATCCAGCCCGCCGCGGCCGCAGCCGAGGGCATGGACCCGCAAGCGATCTCCCAGGCCGTCACCGATATGCTCGAAGGCAATGTCGCGACGCAGTTCCAGAGCGGCCCGAAGACGGTCGGCGTGCGCGTGCGCGTGAACGGCGCGCGCCAGTTGACCGATACGCAACTGGGTCAGTTACAGATTCGCGCGCCGGACGGACATCTGTTCGCGCTGAAGCGCGTCGCCGATCGCGTGACCGTCACCGGTCAACCCGAGATCAGCCGCTCGAACCTGAAGCGGATGGTCGCGGTTACCGCGCGCATCGACGGGCGCGATCTCGGCTCGACGATCGCCGACGTGCAGAAGGCGCTCGGCGACGCGAACCTGCTGCCCTCGGGCGTCTATTACGAACTGGGCGGCCTGTACCAGCAACAGCAGATCGCCTTCAAGGGTCTGCTGACCGTGTTCGGCGCCGCGATCGCGCTCGTGTTCGGCCTGCTGCTGTTCCTGTACGAACGCCTGCGCGTCGCGCTCGCCGTGCTGGTGATGCCGCTGCTCGCGGCGGGCGCGGTGTTCATCGGTCTGTGGATCACCGGCATCGAGCTGAACATCTCCGCGATGATGGGCATGACGATGATCATCGGCATCGTGACCGAGGTCGCGATCTTCTACGTGTCGGAATTGCAGGCGCTGGTGCGCGACGACGAGATGCCATTCGACGACGCTTTGCAGGCCGCCGGGCGCAACCGCCTGCGGCCGATCGCGATGACCACGATCGCCGCGATCCTCGCGCTATTGCCGCTCGCGTTCGCGCTGGGGCAAGGCTCGGCGATGCAGCAACCGCTCGCGATCGCGATCATTTCGGGGCTGATCGTGCAGCTGCCGCTCGTGCTGTTGCTGCTGCCGGCGCTCTTGAAGCTGTTGATGAAAAAGCAGCCGGTGTGA
- the hpnK gene encoding hopanoid biosynthesis-associated protein HpnK, whose product MENAKPAQPRGLIITADDFGLHQRVNFAVERAYRNGVLRAASLMVGAPAAGDAVARARALPELRVGLHLVLADGAALAPREQIAALLDENGRFGSNMVRDGVRFFFLPHVRRQLAHEIRAQFEAFAATGLTLDHVNTHKHFHLHPTVLGLILDIGRDYGMKAVRLPFEANAPLWLRPWIAQVKTRLERAGVAHNDYVVGIAASGRMDEATWLAALANLPRGVGEIYCHPALAGEALSEGMHDYRHADELQALLSPRVAAAIRALGARVGGFADVLA is encoded by the coding sequence ATGGAGAACGCGAAGCCGGCGCAGCCGCGCGGACTGATCATCACCGCCGACGATTTCGGCCTGCATCAGCGCGTCAATTTTGCGGTCGAGCGCGCGTATCGCAACGGTGTGCTGCGCGCCGCGAGTCTGATGGTCGGCGCACCGGCCGCCGGAGACGCGGTCGCACGCGCGCGTGCGCTGCCGGAACTACGCGTAGGCCTGCACCTGGTGCTGGCCGACGGCGCCGCGCTGGCGCCGCGCGAGCAGATCGCCGCGCTGCTCGATGAAAATGGCCGCTTTGGCAGCAACATGGTGCGCGACGGCGTGCGCTTCTTCTTTCTCCCGCACGTACGCCGGCAACTCGCGCACGAGATTCGCGCGCAGTTCGAAGCCTTCGCCGCGACCGGCCTCACGCTCGACCACGTGAACACGCACAAGCATTTTCATCTGCATCCGACCGTGCTCGGCCTGATTCTCGACATCGGCCGCGACTACGGCATGAAGGCGGTGCGTCTGCCGTTCGAAGCGAACGCGCCGCTGTGGCTGCGGCCGTGGATCGCGCAGGTGAAGACGCGGCTCGAGCGCGCGGGCGTCGCGCATAACGACTACGTGGTCGGCATCGCGGCGAGCGGGCGCATGGACGAGGCGACGTGGCTCGCCGCGCTCGCGAATCTGCCGCGCGGCGTCGGCGAAATCTACTGTCATCCGGCGCTGGCGGGCGAGGCCTTGAGCGAGGGCATGCACGACTACCGGCACGCCGACGAGTTGCAGGCGCTGCTCTCGCCGAGAGTGGCCGCCGCGATCCGCGCGCTTGGCGCGCGGGTCGGCGGGTTTGCGGATGTGCTGGCATAG
- the hpnI gene encoding bacteriohopanetetrol glucosamine biosynthesis glycosyltransferase HpnI: MVPHALIAFQWLLLAGCISASIYTVTAALAMPFFTSRHKSHHHGGRAINRPHGRSPMESLDCPADPFAQVGVSVLKPLCGAEPRLYENLRTFCEQRHQHFQLVLGVSSPHDPAIAVVRRLQAAYPKCDIELAIDTRVHGSNLKVSNLINMAARARHDVIVIADSDIAVDSDYLDSVAAPLADPNVGVVTCLYVARGVGGFWPRVGALFINEWFAPSVRVAHAMGSRRFGFGATLALRRATLERIGGFEALKNRLADDYWLAEHVRALGLQTVLSRVMVATDVIEPTFAALWQRETRWLRTIRSVNPPGFVSLLITFPTPWLMTSAWLTVSLATCTCTHASVAAVIASASATSVCVGARLLLHLRAARRARTFWRDLPLVPLRDTLLALQWLVSAFGSHVVWRGARMQVGRPTAERSGQLDSLT; this comes from the coding sequence ATGGTGCCCCACGCGTTGATTGCATTCCAATGGCTTCTGTTAGCCGGTTGCATTAGCGCTTCGATCTACACGGTGACCGCCGCGCTCGCCATGCCGTTTTTCACCTCGCGGCATAAATCGCACCATCATGGCGGCAGAGCAATCAATCGCCCGCACGGTCGTTCGCCAATGGAGTCACTTGACTGCCCGGCCGATCCGTTCGCGCAGGTCGGTGTCAGCGTTCTCAAACCGTTATGCGGCGCCGAGCCGCGTCTCTACGAAAATCTGCGGACCTTCTGCGAGCAGCGGCATCAGCATTTTCAGCTGGTGCTGGGTGTCTCGTCGCCGCACGATCCCGCCATCGCAGTGGTGCGCCGTTTGCAGGCGGCCTATCCGAAGTGCGACATCGAACTCGCGATCGACACGCGTGTGCACGGCAGCAATCTGAAAGTCAGCAACCTGATCAACATGGCGGCGCGCGCGCGCCACGACGTGATTGTGATCGCCGACAGCGACATCGCCGTTGATTCGGACTATCTCGACAGCGTCGCCGCGCCGCTTGCGGACCCGAACGTCGGCGTGGTCACGTGCCTGTACGTCGCGCGCGGCGTGGGTGGCTTCTGGCCGCGAGTCGGTGCGCTGTTCATCAACGAATGGTTCGCGCCGTCGGTGCGGGTCGCGCACGCGATGGGCTCGCGCCGCTTCGGTTTCGGCGCGACGCTCGCATTGCGGCGCGCGACGCTCGAGCGCATCGGCGGCTTCGAAGCGCTGAAAAACCGCCTCGCCGACGACTACTGGCTCGCCGAACACGTGCGCGCGCTCGGTCTGCAAACGGTGCTGTCGCGCGTGATGGTCGCCACCGACGTGATCGAGCCGACCTTCGCCGCGCTGTGGCAGCGCGAAACGCGCTGGCTGCGCACGATCCGTTCCGTCAATCCGCCCGGTTTCGTGTCCTTGCTGATCACTTTCCCCACGCCGTGGCTGATGACGAGCGCGTGGCTGACCGTGTCGCTCGCGACGTGCACCTGTACGCATGCGTCGGTCGCGGCGGTGATCGCGAGCGCGTCGGCGACATCGGTGTGCGTTGGCGCGCGCCTGCTGCTGCATCTGCGCGCGGCACGCCGCGCTCGCACGTTCTGGCGCGATCTTCCCCTCGTGCCGTTGCGCGATACGCTTCTGGCGCTCCAGTGGCTCGTCAGCGCGTTCGGTTCGCACGTCGTGTGGCGCGGCGCGCGCATGCAGGTCGGCAGGCCGACCGCCGAGCGCAGCGGCCAGCTGGACAGCCTCACGTAA
- a CDS encoding response regulator: MRLLLVEDDELIGCGVEAGLRQAGFTVDWARDGHKAGLALDTTQYALVVLDLGLPRVSGTELLKRVRDAGNDVPVLVLTARGTVVDRVGGLEAGADDYLGKPFDLTELVARCRALLRRAQGRSIDLIRYQNLTVNPAAQTVQVGAARVALTSREWAILLQLLTNLGIPQSRSRLEESLYGWQEEIESNAIEVHVSNLRKKLGASLIKTVRNIGYVMEKE, encoded by the coding sequence ATGCGCTTACTCCTCGTAGAAGACGACGAGCTCATCGGCTGCGGTGTCGAAGCGGGCCTTCGCCAGGCCGGCTTCACCGTCGACTGGGCACGCGACGGCCACAAGGCCGGGCTCGCGCTCGACACGACTCAATATGCATTGGTGGTGCTGGACCTCGGCCTGCCGCGCGTGAGCGGCACGGAACTGCTCAAACGCGTGCGCGACGCCGGCAACGACGTGCCGGTGCTGGTGCTGACCGCGAGGGGCACGGTCGTCGATCGTGTCGGCGGTCTCGAAGCCGGCGCCGACGACTATCTCGGCAAGCCGTTCGATCTCACCGAACTCGTCGCGCGTTGCCGCGCGCTGTTGCGCCGCGCACAAGGTCGCAGTATCGATCTGATTCGTTACCAGAATCTGACAGTGAATCCCGCCGCGCAAACGGTGCAGGTCGGTGCGGCGCGCGTAGCGCTCACGTCGCGCGAATGGGCGATCCTGCTGCAACTGCTGACCAATCTCGGCATTCCGCAGTCGCGCTCCCGGCTCGAAGAAAGCCTCTACGGCTGGCAGGAAGAAATCGAAAGCAATGCGATCGAGGTGCACGTGTCGAACCTGCGCAAGAAGCTCGGCGCCAGCCTGATCAAGACCGTGCGCAACATCGGCTATGTGATGGAGAAAGAATGA
- a CDS encoding ATP-binding protein — protein sequence MIGPSIRRRLVLLVLASIAIVWGGALVSSYRQAAREVAQWEEARLAELAQILALLDPANLMTLATARIDVREEERGGEPGASDSDDDDTLPRDALFQVRAADGAILAGSPQLRAVDAWDLPLPASSGAQDVTLGGQLYHSFTLRDTLLGHSVRVFEPANTRSDLVSGVASRIARPTLIAVPVLALLVWFSIGWSLAPLKVLSAALGSRDVNRMEPVGIGRTPLEVRPLVDAINQMLARLHHALELERAFTADAAHELKTPLAAIKVQAQVALAEPDIALQRLAMERVVQGVDRSARLAEQLLLLARLDVQEKLPTEPLKPAAIAKHALLANRRNAQQKHINVMLVGDMLAEIDAEPVLIGILLDNLLDNAIKYGRTGGNVEVAVHHTDERVQVTVRDDGPGVAPDDLARLTNRFFRATGNQATGSGLGLSIVARIAEHFGASLQLGAGIGERGLAVGVSFPAYRAPR from the coding sequence ATGATCGGCCCGTCGATTCGCCGGCGCCTCGTGCTGCTCGTGCTCGCGAGCATCGCGATCGTATGGGGCGGTGCGCTCGTGTCGAGCTACCGGCAGGCGGCGCGCGAAGTCGCCCAATGGGAAGAAGCGCGCCTCGCCGAGCTCGCGCAGATTCTCGCGTTGCTCGACCCTGCCAATCTGATGACGCTCGCCACTGCGCGCATCGACGTGCGCGAAGAAGAGAGAGGCGGCGAGCCCGGCGCAAGCGATTCCGACGACGACGACACGCTACCGCGCGACGCCCTTTTCCAGGTGCGCGCCGCCGACGGCGCCATCCTGGCGGGCAGTCCGCAACTGCGTGCGGTCGATGCGTGGGATTTGCCGCTGCCGGCCAGCAGCGGCGCGCAGGACGTCACGCTCGGCGGGCAGCTCTATCACTCGTTCACGTTGCGCGACACGTTGCTCGGTCACAGCGTGCGTGTATTCGAGCCAGCCAATACGCGCAGCGACCTGGTGAGCGGTGTCGCGAGCCGCATTGCGCGGCCCACGCTGATCGCGGTGCCGGTGCTCGCACTACTCGTGTGGTTCAGCATCGGCTGGAGTCTCGCGCCGCTGAAAGTGCTGTCGGCCGCGCTCGGTTCGCGCGACGTCAACCGCATGGAACCGGTCGGCATCGGCCGCACGCCGCTCGAAGTGCGCCCGCTCGTCGATGCGATCAACCAGATGCTCGCGCGTCTGCATCATGCGCTCGAACTCGAGCGAGCCTTCACCGCCGACGCCGCGCACGAACTGAAGACGCCGCTCGCCGCGATCAAGGTGCAGGCGCAGGTCGCGCTCGCGGAGCCGGATATTGCGTTGCAGCGGCTCGCGATGGAGCGTGTCGTGCAAGGCGTGGATCGCAGCGCGCGGCTCGCCGAGCAGTTGCTGCTGCTCGCGCGGCTCGACGTGCAGGAAAAGCTGCCGACCGAGCCGTTGAAGCCGGCGGCTATCGCGAAGCACGCGCTGCTCGCGAACAGACGCAATGCGCAGCAGAAGCACATCAACGTGATGCTGGTCGGCGACATGCTCGCCGAGATCGATGCCGAGCCGGTGCTGATCGGTATCCTGCTCGACAATCTGCTCGATAACGCGATCAAGTACGGACGCACGGGCGGTAATGTCGAAGTGGCGGTGCACCATACCGACGAGCGCGTGCAGGTGACCGTGCGCGACGACGGCCCCGGCGTCGCGCCCGACGATCTCGCGCGGCTCACGAACCGCTTTTTCCGCGCGACCGGCAATCAGGCGACCGGTAGCGGGCTGGGTTTGTCGATCGTTGCGCGGATCGCCGAGCATTTCGGGGCGAGTCTGCAGTTGGGCGCCGGGATCGGCGAGCGCGGGCTTGCGGTCGGGGTATCGTTTCCGGCTTATCGTGCGCCGCGCTGA
- a CDS encoding lysylphosphatidylglycerol synthase domain-containing protein, with protein MMKHLGRAAALAGLLVSLWLVWREDPRAVLSALRAAGGGLVLAALAHVLPMIANACDWRSLIRGANRPSLGKMLHLVWVRESVNCMLPVARIGGELVSFRMLKRWGVKPSTAVGSTIVDMQLTVISQLMFTMVGIGFLFANAQSGALRLAGQLAWGVVALTPVLLLFGLVQHANPFERITRALNHMTSGKLASLVGQSAQIDQSIKLIWRRRAVVLRYLFFWQPLQCVLTSLEIWLALYFLGVRVTLVEAVVIESLIQAISSAAFFVPGGLGVQEGAFVLIGGALGLDPATSLALAAARRIRDLLMFVPGLIAWQFTEASGSTPAHVAPHGVRAELAEQRSSVAETERR; from the coding sequence ATGATGAAGCATCTGGGTCGCGCGGCCGCGCTCGCCGGTTTGCTCGTCTCTCTGTGGCTGGTGTGGCGCGAAGATCCGCGTGCGGTGCTCAGCGCGTTGCGCGCGGCTGGAGGAGGCCTCGTGCTGGCGGCGTTGGCGCACGTGCTGCCAATGATCGCCAACGCCTGCGACTGGCGGTCGCTGATTCGCGGCGCCAACCGCCCCAGCCTCGGCAAGATGCTGCATCTCGTGTGGGTGCGCGAATCGGTCAACTGCATGCTGCCGGTCGCACGGATCGGCGGCGAGCTCGTGTCGTTCCGCATGCTCAAGCGCTGGGGCGTCAAGCCATCGACAGCGGTCGGCAGCACCATCGTCGACATGCAGCTGACCGTGATCAGTCAGCTGATGTTCACGATGGTCGGGATCGGTTTTCTCTTCGCCAATGCCCAATCGGGCGCATTGCGGCTCGCAGGGCAGCTCGCCTGGGGCGTGGTCGCGTTGACGCCGGTGCTGTTGCTGTTCGGGCTCGTGCAGCATGCGAACCCGTTCGAGCGCATCACGCGCGCGCTCAATCATATGACGAGCGGCAAGCTCGCTTCGCTGGTCGGCCAGTCCGCGCAGATCGATCAGTCGATCAAGCTGATCTGGCGCCGCCGCGCGGTCGTGCTGCGCTATCTGTTCTTCTGGCAGCCGCTGCAATGCGTGCTGACGTCACTCGAAATCTGGCTCGCGCTGTATTTTCTCGGCGTGCGCGTGACGCTCGTCGAGGCGGTCGTGATCGAATCGCTGATCCAGGCGATCAGCAGTGCCGCGTTCTTCGTACCGGGCGGCCTTGGTGTGCAGGAGGGCGCTTTCGTGCTGATCGGCGGCGCACTTGGGCTCGACCCCGCCACCAGTCTCGCGCTCGCGGCCGCAAGGCGAATTCGCGATCTGCTGATGTTCGTGCCGGGTCTGATCGCGTGGCAGTTCACCGAGGCGTCGGGCAGCACGCCGGCACATGTCGCGCCGCACGGCGTGCGCGCCGAACTGGCCGAGCAGCGTTCGAGCGTCGCCGAAACGGAGCGGCGCTGA